The following coding sequences lie in one Stigmatopora argus isolate UIUO_Sarg chromosome 5, RoL_Sarg_1.0, whole genome shotgun sequence genomic window:
- the LOC144073953 gene encoding leucine-rich repeat-containing protein 43-like has product MMSSMALSAVLDKHIRRLCLDQFPCGKGSWRKGSGGSTEAETVTEDTDTLLDLLSCLHSPWHHDEPWSPQAAALQRVAVVEPERLDADFVCSYFRKLRIVDKDVSVVDKYLLKFCNLQELVLSANRICEISAENLPRTLKVLELRANQLCALGRLAISPPPRLQYLGLAANYLGSARDVAQLTGRQWPELVCLDLSECNFGEQRPLLKALGTLPCLRTLVLEGNPFTLAPSYPGFAVDALPRLCYLDAAWIAPEERHRYRGMARMTHLLVDWASTTVRVGRLQGVPDPLLDEEPGAPEFPVVSYSYFVSYTFFSHQTTAYREVVGGATVKGQDQAAEQTQTLGKKNDKETVVSIVDEGYQDLFHSTDSRHRTSSQSWADDIDFDEMLTFVVRDLSSFKKFLHRGFHVFIEQEKILSWPVEASDDAGGQGAMDKKGKQAKTKDKRKKAVVELVPDPPLTTVMASAHVSLQGFLYGHEKVDILCDFGSLHKDPPEEDASVTDGNISMDNKSKDDSKKKGGRAGNKKPSTAKGSRKGEERDGDSPTQPETVTVELSLELKKWRHASEVAPLTPANS; this is encoded by the exons ATGATGAGCTCAATGGCTTTGTCGGCCGTTTTGGACAAGCACATTCGGCGTTTGTGTCTTGACCAGTTTCCATGTGGAAAAGGGAGCTGG CGGAAGGGCAGCGGTGGCAGCACAGAGGCGGAGACCGTCACGGAAGATACAGACACACTACTGGACCTGCTCAGCTGCCTACACTCGCCGTGGCACCACGATGAGCCGTGGAGCCCCCAGGCGGCCGCTCTCCAGCGCGTGGCCGTGGTGGAGCCCGAGCGACTGGACGCCGACTTTGTGTGCAGCTACTTCAGAAAGCTGCGCATTGTTGACAAGGAT GTCTCAGTGGTCGACAAATACCTGCTGAAGTTCTGCAACCTGCAGGAACTCGTTCTCAGTGCTAATCGCATCTGCGAGATCTCCGCGGAGAACCTCCCCAGGACGCTCAAG GTACTGGAACTGCGCGCCAACCAACTGTGTGCCCTCGGCCGTCTTGCCATCTCGCCACCCCCTCGTCTTCAGTACCTGGGCTTGGCCGCCAACTACCTGGGATCCGCACGAGACGTGGCGCAGCTCACAGGAAGACAATG GCCTGAGCTGGTGTGTCTGGACCTGAGTGAGTGCAACTTTGGGGAGCAGCGTCCCCTGCTCAAGGCCCTTGGTACACTTCCGTGCCTACGGACCCTGGTGCTGGAGGGCAACCCCTTTACCTTGGCGCCCTCATACCCGGGCTTTGCTGTCGATGCGCTGCCCCGCCTTTGCTACCTGGACGCGGCATGGATCGCCCCTGAGGAGCGACATCGATACCGCGGGATGGCCAGGATGACCC ACCTTCTGGTGGACTGGGCATCGACTACAGTCCGTGTGGGCCGGCTGCAGGGGGTCCCGGACCCGTTGCTGGACGAGGAACCGGGCGCTCCCGAGTTCCCGGTGGTCAGCTACAGCTACTTCGTCTCCTACACGTTCTTCAGTCATCAGACCACCGCCTACCGG GAGGTTGTAGGTGGAGCTACAGTGAAGGGACAGGACCAGGCAGCTGAACAAACCCAGACACTCGGCAAGAAGAATGACAAGGAGACTGTTGTGTCCATTGTGGATGAAGGCTACCAAGACCTCTTCCATTCCACCG ATTCAAGACACAGAACATCATCTCAGTCATGGGCAGATGACATCGACTTTGATGAAATGCTCACATTCGTCGTCAGAGACCTAAGCAGTTTCAAGAAATTCCTTCACCGGGGATTTCACGTTTTTATCGAGCAGGAAAAg ATCTTGTCGTGGCCTGTGGAGGCCTCAGATGACGCTGGCGGTCAAGGCGCCATGGACAAGAAAGGGAAACAA GCCAAAACTAAAGACAAGCGAAAGAAAGCCGTGGTGGAGCTGGTACCGGACCCGCCTTTGACCACGGTGATGGCGTCCGCTCACGTTTCACTGCAAGGCTTTCTCTACGGACATGAAAAAGTGGACATCCTCTGCGACTTTGGCTCCCTGCACAAAGATCCTCCGGAGGAAGACGCGTCGGTGACGGATGGA AACATCAGCATGGACAATAAATCCAAGGACGATTCCAAGAAGAAAGGAGGACGTGCTGGAAACAAGAAACCGTCCACTGCCAAAG ggtcACGCAAAGGAGAGGAGCGCGATGGCGACTCGCCCACCCAACCTGAAACAGTCACAGTGGAGTTGAGCTTGGAGCTGAAAAAGTGGCGTCACGCCTCCGAGGTGGCGCCGCTCACACCCGCCAATTCCTGA